In Neosynechococcus sphagnicola sy1, a single window of DNA contains:
- a CDS encoding ATP-binding protein, which yields MAEISPQILAVFQRALSLRERAQESPVRNDLLDAALKELYDVLEELQVAEEDLYHRNQELTNAFQEVISQRQRYQDLFDLTPHGYVVTDAQGKILEANRAIATLLASPRAFLIDKPLSIFIAPDDRQAFSLQLGQLQNLKRIEAWEIQICPVQQSPLPAVLTVETTRDPSGSITCLRWLIQDGRERQQFKKLLVEQNTQLEQQALQRTEELQRALEFETGLKRITDKVRDSLDEAEILQIVVEEIATRLKLDDCSAFLLDLDAETATLRYQFAAAQDHIYSLGDIVEIANNRELYTQISQGYSFQFCTWSGEQGQSQRTILFSSIFDDQGTLGYLQLTQLYSRVFNHQEIRLVQQVASQCAIALRQARFVHTIQQQIRQLEILNHLKDDFLSTVSHELRSPLTSIKLSIRMLEIALKQSGVLTTEPHPINNYFEILKTECDREILLVNNLLDMARLEAEKAQLFLTTVELQTWVPTIAKGFRERCQLQQQQLCIEIPPDLPPLTTDVTELEQILRELLHNACKYTPAHGRISVTAQSTAGSIALIVSNTGVEIPLSERDRIFERFYRIPHSDPWKHGGTGLGLALVRKRVEYIGATIEVQGQPGQTSFQISFPPYPPYGDPVSPQTESDLA from the coding sequence ATGGCTGAAATCTCGCCTCAAATATTAGCGGTTTTTCAGCGGGCGTTATCTTTACGCGAACGGGCGCAGGAGTCCCCTGTTCGCAATGATTTGTTGGATGCAGCACTGAAAGAGCTGTATGACGTTTTAGAAGAATTACAGGTTGCCGAAGAAGATCTTTACCACCGCAATCAAGAGCTAACCAACGCCTTTCAGGAAGTCATATCGCAACGCCAGCGCTATCAAGATCTGTTTGATCTCACCCCCCATGGCTACGTGGTCACCGATGCTCAAGGGAAGATTCTGGAGGCCAATCGGGCGATCGCCACCCTGCTGGCATCTCCCAGGGCGTTTCTGATCGATAAGCCCTTGAGTATTTTCATTGCCCCCGACGATCGTCAAGCCTTCTCGCTGCAACTGGGGCAACTACAAAACCTCAAACGTATCGAAGCCTGGGAAATTCAAATCTGTCCGGTGCAACAATCGCCCTTGCCGGCGGTGCTCACGGTTGAGACAACACGAGATCCCAGCGGCAGCATCACCTGCCTGCGCTGGTTGATTCAGGATGGGCGGGAACGGCAGCAATTTAAAAAACTGCTGGTGGAACAGAATACCCAACTGGAGCAGCAGGCACTACAGCGAACCGAGGAGTTGCAGCGGGCCTTGGAGTTTGAAACTGGCTTGAAGCGGATTACCGATAAAGTCCGTGACAGCCTGGATGAAGCTGAAATTTTACAAATCGTCGTCGAGGAAATTGCCACCAGGTTGAAACTGGATGACTGTAGTGCCTTCCTCCTTGACTTGGACGCAGAAACCGCCACCCTTCGCTACCAGTTCGCCGCTGCCCAGGATCATATCTACTCCCTAGGAGATATTGTCGAGATCGCCAACAATCGTGAGTTATACACTCAAATCTCCCAGGGATACTCGTTCCAGTTTTGTACCTGGTCAGGGGAGCAAGGGCAGTCCCAGAGAACCATTCTCTTCAGTAGCATTTTTGATGATCAGGGAACCCTCGGCTACCTGCAACTGACGCAACTATACAGCCGGGTCTTTAACCATCAAGAGATTCGCCTCGTGCAGCAAGTTGCTAGTCAGTGCGCGATCGCCCTCCGACAAGCCCGCTTTGTTCACACCATCCAACAGCAGATCAGACAATTAGAAATCCTGAATCACCTCAAAGACGACTTCTTGAGCACGGTTTCCCATGAGTTACGCTCCCCCCTCACCAGCATTAAATTGTCGATTCGAATGCTAGAGATCGCCCTGAAACAGTCAGGGGTATTGACGACTGAACCCCATCCGATCAACAACTACTTCGAGATCCTAAAAACCGAGTGTGACCGGGAGATTCTGTTAGTCAACAATCTCCTCGATATGGCACGCCTAGAGGCTGAGAAGGCTCAACTCTTCCTGACCACTGTTGAGCTGCAAACTTGGGTGCCAACGATCGCTAAAGGCTTTAGGGAACGGTGTCAGCTGCAACAGCAACAACTGTGTATCGAAATTCCCCCTGACCTGCCCCCCTTGACAACGGACGTTACGGAGTTGGAGCAGATTCTCAGGGAACTGCTGCACAATGCCTGTAAATATACCCCTGCCCATGGGCGTATCAGCGTCACCGCCCAAAGCACCGCTGGCAGCATTGCACTCATTGTCAGCAATACCGGGGTGGAAATTCCCTTGTCAGAACGCGATCGCATCTTTGAACGGTTTTATCGCATTCCTCACTCCGATCCTTGGAAGCATGGTGGCACGGGGCTGGGTCTGGCACTGGTCAGGAAGCGGGTTGAATACATTGGGGCAACCATTGAGGTTCAGGGGCAGCCGGGACAGACAAGCTTCCAGATTTCATTTCCTCCCTATCCCCCCTATGGCGATCCGGTAAGCCCCCAAACCGAGTCCGACCTCGCTTAA
- a CDS encoding PAS domain-containing protein: protein MVDPHQRRRISFEVMPFQVPTAMATEDYCLVLFTEISPALPLVNPPEPSSAATPPSSEEITRLQQELTTTRQYLQAIIEEQEATNQDLKVANEEILSSNEELQSTNEELQTAKEEIQATNEELNTINEELHNRNLELHLVNNDLQNLLTGVNIPVLILGSDLRIRRFTPMAEKLFNLISTDVGRPFKDIRANIDLPNLEALIAEMIDTLSIQEQELQDESGHWYLLRIRPYKTTENRIEGAVIVLVDIDDSKQSLRLLAAARDYAEAIVETVRHPLIVLDGDFRIQTTNQAFYKLFKLLPQEVENQLLFELGEGEWEIPQLRSLLEDILPHNTHFEDFEVHHGFEQIGTKTLLLNACQVVNAGDLILLAIEDVTER from the coding sequence TTGGTTGACCCCCATCAGCGACGGCGGATCAGCTTTGAGGTGATGCCGTTTCAGGTGCCGACAGCCATGGCAACGGAGGACTATTGTTTGGTGCTATTTACCGAGATCTCCCCTGCTTTGCCTCTAGTCAATCCCCCCGAGCCTAGTTCAGCGGCGACACCCCCATCCTCTGAGGAGATCACCCGACTTCAGCAGGAGTTAACGACCACGCGCCAATATTTGCAAGCCATCATTGAGGAGCAGGAGGCCACCAATCAGGATCTCAAGGTTGCCAATGAGGAAATCCTCTCCAGCAATGAAGAGCTACAAAGCACCAATGAGGAGCTGCAAACCGCCAAGGAAGAAATTCAGGCAACCAATGAAGAACTCAACACCATTAATGAGGAGCTACATAACCGCAATCTAGAATTACACCTGGTCAACAATGACCTGCAAAATCTCCTCACTGGGGTGAATATTCCCGTCCTAATTTTAGGCAGTGATCTCCGCATCCGTCGGTTCACACCGATGGCAGAAAAATTATTTAACTTAATTTCCACCGATGTGGGTCGACCCTTCAAAGATATCCGTGCCAATATTGATCTCCCCAACTTAGAAGCCCTGATTGCCGAGATGATTGATACCCTCAGCATTCAGGAACAGGAACTACAAGACGAATCGGGTCACTGGTATTTATTGCGAATTCGTCCCTATAAAACTACGGAAAATCGGATTGAGGGGGCGGTGATTGTGCTGGTAGATATTGATGACAGTAAACAAAGTTTGAGATTATTAGCAGCTGCCCGAGATTATGCCGAGGCAATTGTTGAAACGGTGCGACATCCCCTGATTGTTTTAGATGGTGATTTTCGGATTCAAACAACAAATCAAGCATTCTATAAATTGTTTAAATTACTGCCCCAGGAGGTAGAAAATCAGTTATTGTTTGAGTTGGGGGAGGGGGAATGGGAAATTCCCCAATTGCGATCGCTGCTGGAGGATATTTTGCCCCACAATACCCACTTTGAAGACTTTGAAGTTCACCATGGGTTTGAGCAAATTGGCACCAAAACTCTGTTGCTCAATGCCTGTCAGGTTGTCAACGCGGGAGATCTAATTTTGTTGGCGATCGAAGATGTAACTGAGCGGTAA
- a CDS encoding CheR family methyltransferase codes for MPTRAIATGQVDFVLSPAEIAAELVRLSQHPYLRTAAPLPAAAKREDSQEHDLTQIYRLLRQVTGVDFTHYKPTTIQRRLLRRMALHQLQQLQDYRRYLEEHGAEVAALYQDILINVTSFFRDPSCFAALKQQVFPTLMAQRSPDAPIRIWVPGCSTGQEAYSIAISLLEFLGDTFPRPEIQIFATDVNEVAIAQARIGAYGSNLMQTVTPEQLSRFFVPIKGGYKITKAVRELCIFARQNLISDPPFSRLDLISCRNVLIYLNAAVQKRIIPSFHYGLMPTGFLMLGTSESIGNFIDLFTVVDKKHKIYLRRPTPAHLMVDFTTRLDSAQHPDPRQPPMDENIDSDLALLQEADRLVLSRYAPAGVVINRDLEIVQFRGQTSPYLEPVAGKASLNILKMVRQELLLELRTAIHQARTQNAAVKKRGAAIG; via the coding sequence ATGCCGACTCGGGCGATCGCCACGGGGCAGGTGGATTTTGTCCTCTCACCGGCGGAAATTGCCGCTGAGTTGGTGCGGCTGAGTCAGCATCCCTATCTGCGCACCGCTGCGCCTCTCCCCGCCGCAGCCAAACGGGAAGACAGTCAGGAGCACGATCTCACCCAGATTTATCGGCTGCTGCGTCAGGTGACCGGGGTTGACTTCACCCATTACAAACCCACCACCATCCAGCGCCGACTGTTGCGGCGGATGGCCCTGCACCAACTGCAACAGCTCCAGGACTATAGGCGCTATCTGGAAGAACATGGGGCTGAAGTCGCAGCCCTCTACCAAGACATTTTGATCAATGTCACCAGCTTTTTTCGAGACCCCAGTTGCTTTGCAGCCCTGAAGCAGCAGGTGTTTCCGACCCTGATGGCGCAGCGATCCCCCGATGCCCCAATTCGCATCTGGGTACCGGGATGTTCGACGGGACAGGAAGCCTACTCCATCGCCATCAGTCTCTTGGAGTTTTTGGGGGATACCTTCCCCCGACCTGAAATTCAGATTTTTGCCACGGATGTCAATGAGGTGGCGATCGCCCAGGCTCGCATCGGTGCCTACGGCAGCAATCTGATGCAGACTGTGACACCGGAACAGTTAAGCCGCTTTTTTGTGCCGATCAAGGGAGGGTATAAAATCACCAAGGCCGTGCGGGAACTCTGTATCTTTGCCCGCCAGAATTTAATTAGCGATCCGCCCTTCTCTCGGTTAGATTTAATTAGCTGTCGCAATGTCTTGATCTATCTCAATGCGGCGGTGCAGAAGCGGATTATCCCCAGCTTCCACTATGGATTAATGCCCACGGGGTTTCTGATGTTGGGCACGTCAGAAAGTATCGGCAATTTTATTGATCTCTTCACCGTCGTCGATAAAAAACACAAGATTTATCTACGCAGACCAACCCCCGCCCACCTGATGGTGGATTTTACCACCCGTCTTGATTCTGCCCAGCACCCAGACCCCCGGCAGCCACCTATGGATGAAAATATCGATAGCGACCTAGCGTTACTCCAAGAGGCCGATCGCTTAGTCTTAAGCCGTTATGCCCCAGCGGGTGTGGTGATCAATCGAGATCTAGAGATTGTGCAATTTCGCGGTCAAACCAGCCCCTATCTAGAGCCGGTTGCTGGCAAGGCCAGTCTCAATATTTTGAAAATGGTGCGTCAGGAACTACTGCTAGAATTGCGCACTGCCATTCATCAGGCCAGAACGCAGAATGCGGCAGTTAAAAAAAGAGGGGCTGCAATTGGTTGA
- a CDS encoding chemotaxis protein CheB has protein sequence MQHLPPDTGMALVLIQHLDPKHHSLLREILATKTQMQVQEAQDTAVIEPNCIYVIPPNRVMSIRYGCLHLVPRDLKQKQHRPIDTFLFSLAADRGSQAIAVILSGADADGALGLQAVKEAGGNYLCGGCCLFQVH, from the coding sequence TTGCAGCACCTCCCCCCGGATACCGGCATGGCCCTGGTGCTGATTCAGCACCTCGACCCCAAGCACCACAGCTTGCTGAGGGAAATTCTGGCGACTAAAACCCAGATGCAGGTTCAGGAAGCTCAGGATACAGCAGTGATCGAGCCGAATTGCATCTATGTGATTCCTCCCAACAGGGTGATGAGCATCCGCTACGGCTGCCTGCATCTGGTGCCCCGTGACCTGAAACAAAAGCAACATCGGCCGATTGATACCTTCCTGTTCTCCCTAGCGGCGGATCGGGGCAGTCAGGCGATCGCCGTGATTCTCTCCGGTGCCGATGCCGATGGCGCTTTGGGATTGCAGGCGGTCAAGGAGGCGGGGGGTAATTACCTTTGCGGAGGATGCTGTCTCTTCCAAGTTCACTGA
- a CDS encoding NnrU family protein, protein MAGLLLSFAIAHSGLAALRPWAEQRIGPRLYRLCFALVSLPLATVLVIYFFNHRYDGLQLWQVQGLPGIKPTVWVLSAISFLFLYPATFNLLEIAAIQKPEVHLYETGIIRISRHPQMVGQVIWCLAHTLWIGSTFMVLTSLGLILHHLFGVWHGDRRLQARYGKSFETLRSRTSILPFLALFQGRQTFVWQEFLRPSYLGVFLFIGLLGWAHPLLMRATASVAW, encoded by the coding sequence ATGGCGGGATTGCTCCTGAGTTTTGCGATCGCCCATAGTGGTCTGGCGGCCCTCCGACCCTGGGCAGAACAACGGATTGGCCCCCGCCTCTATCGCCTCTGCTTTGCCCTGGTCAGCCTCCCCCTGGCCACGGTGTTGGTGATTTATTTCTTTAACCATCGCTATGATGGCCTCCAGCTCTGGCAAGTTCAGGGTCTGCCTGGGATCAAACCCACGGTGTGGGTGTTGTCAGCCATTTCCTTTTTGTTTCTCTATCCGGCGACCTTCAACCTGCTGGAAATTGCCGCGATTCAGAAACCGGAGGTTCACCTCTACGAAACCGGGATCATTCGCATTAGCCGTCACCCCCAAATGGTGGGTCAGGTGATCTGGTGTTTGGCCCATACCCTCTGGATTGGCTCCACCTTCATGGTGCTGACCTCCCTGGGGTTGATCCTGCACCATCTCTTTGGGGTCTGGCATGGCGATCGCCGTCTGCAAGCCCGTTATGGAAAATCCTTTGAAACCCTGAGATCCCGCACCTCAATTCTGCCGTTTTTGGCGCTGTTTCAAGGTCGGCAAACCTTTGTCTGGCAAGAGTTTCTTCGCCCTTCCTACCTGGGGGTATTCCTGTTTATTGGCCTTTTAGGGTGGGCGCACCCGCTTTTAATGCGTGCAACTGCCAGTGTTGCCTGGTAG
- a CDS encoding thioredoxin family protein produces the protein MALSVNQQTFTQEVLESPTLVLVNFWAPWCGICRRVDPLLARLQAEWGESLKLVSINADENFKLANQYRLATLPTMLLFEGGQVLYRFDSFRGSESLQGELDRMVSSHLLTRPSSPDTIQELAISS, from the coding sequence ATGGCGTTGTCGGTCAATCAGCAGACTTTTACACAAGAAGTTTTAGAATCTCCGACCTTAGTTTTAGTCAATTTTTGGGCACCCTGGTGTGGGATCTGTCGCCGCGTTGATCCCCTGCTGGCACGCCTCCAGGCTGAGTGGGGCGAGTCCCTGAAGCTCGTCAGCATCAATGCCGATGAGAATTTTAAACTTGCGAATCAGTACCGTTTGGCTACCTTACCCACCATGCTCCTGTTTGAGGGCGGGCAAGTGCTCTATCGCTTTGATAGCTTTCGGGGATCAGAGAGTCTCCAGGGGGAACTAGACAGGATGGTCTCCAGCCACTTGCTGACCCGTCCCTCTTCCCCAGACACGATTCAAGAGCTGGCAATTTCCTCCTGA